Proteins encoded in a region of the Onychostoma macrolepis isolate SWU-2019 chromosome 20, ASM1243209v1, whole genome shotgun sequence genome:
- the LOC131526627 gene encoding uncharacterized protein LOC131526627, which yields MQGPARFGGGPAFVAAPSSAIPRPTTQAGVWPPPPPVSAPMPTSLSAEPSVQASAWPQWPAYTAPPPASLSSGPAAQACAWPHGQPHPALQPAPFGQASVGPLWPLHSVPQPTPSSSGFTAQANAWPHELPNTAPPPAPFNTLLQAKPSYSLFTATPMPVPANAIATEPPRFTEIICSVFPHRRRELNDYLAIIAELALSYGGGHFFTYHKLFSAKCAVRVAQWNQCPYWGALDLDLHNRVFLGCRNISCAVCRSVAHSTSNCPRINPSATPCPEPTSAKSTSYVPRPATALYPDQEPPAPHAADNRQPCFAFNNRKCIRHRCRFLHMCSFCGGAHARVVCPVSKAVNKKSKNYSSTPVNISRLAIELASHPDKEFCKYLLSGLSHGFNPGVVCALSQNLICNNLQSAHAEPDIVDNLIGEEVKSGFMIGPFVKPPFEIFRISPIGVATRKFSGKKRLIIDLSSPHNSSIPSINSLIPLEEFSLRYHDIDQAVELIKIAGRGAWLAKLDITSAFKVMPIHPDSWHLFGIRWSEKFYFAVRLTFGCKSSPKIFNMLSEAVCWILSNNYAIPHLIHLLDDFLIISPPDAIPAAHILTAQKVFSELGIPIAQEKTLGPATSIEFLGINLDSVKFQDSLPKEKIDRIILVSSTLIDSSRCSKRELLSLLGHLNFAMRIIPQGRPFISHLLLLASSVHALEDLISLSQECRDELRLCIMFLKQWNGLSLFYNNLVSSPFDIKLFTDAAPSIGFGGFYQGRWFASPWPSQLQSSLPSSALFELYPLVIAAFLWGNEWASKCILVHCDNEAVVQCINKGRSNSPALTPFLRRLIWISACDQFIIIAKHVAGSENKIADSLSRFLFQKFRMLAPEADQFPTPVPPYSELIFP from the exons ATGCAAGGCCCGGCGAGGTTCGGCGGCGGCCCAGCTTTCGTCGCGGCTCCCTCCTCAGCGATACCGAGGCCCACCACTCAAGCGGGCGTCTGGCCGCCTCCGCCACCAGTCTCGGCCCCGATGCCCACCTCTCTCAGCGCAGAGCCCTCAGTCCAAGCAAGCGCTTGGCCGCAATGGCCGGCTTACACAGCCCCGCCACCGGCCTCTCTCAGCTCAGGGCCTGCAGCCCAAGCATGCGCTTGGCCGCACGGGCAGCCGCATCCCGCACTGCAGCCCGCCCCCTTCGGCCAAGCAAGCGTCGGGCCGCTATGGCCTCTCCACTCAGTCCCACAGCCCACTCCCTCTAGCTCTGGGTTTACAGCCCAGGCAAACGCTTGGCCGCACGAGCTGCCAAACACAGCTCCGCCTCCAGCCCCCTTCAATACTCTCCTCCAAGCAAAACCATCTTACTCGCTCTTCACCGCTACACCCATGCCTGTCCCTGCAAACGCCATCGCTACGGAACCCCC TCGTTTCACGGAGATCATATGCTCAGTCTTCCCTCACAGGCGACGCGAGCTCAACGACTACCTGGCCATCATAGCCGAGCTCGCGTTGTCCTACGGAGGAGGGCATTTTTTCACTTATCACAAACTGTTTTCTGCAAAATGCGCCGTCCGAGTCGCGCAGTGGAATCAATGCCCCTACTGGGGTGCTCTCGACTTAGATCTCCACAACAGGGTGTTCCTAGGATGCAGGAACATTTCGTGCGCCGTGTGCAGGTCGGTCGCCCACTCCACCTCGAATTGCCCACGGATCAATCCGTCAGCTACTCCATGCCCGGAACCCACCTCCGCGAAATCCACCAGCTACGTCCCAAGACCAGCAACGGCTTTATACCCAGACCAGGAACCACCAGCTCCTCATGCTGCGGACAACAGACAGCCATGCTTTGCTTTCAATAATAGGAAATGCATCAGACACCGATGTCGTTTCCTCCACATGTGTAGTTTCTGCGGCGGAGCTCACGCTCGTGTTGTATGCCCGGTATCTAAAGCTGtgaataaaaaatcaaaaaattatTCATCGACTCCCGTGAACATTTCTCGTCTAGCCATCGAACTCGCCAGCCATCCAGATAAAGAGTTCTGTAAATATCTCCTGTCGGGCCTCAGTCACGGTTTCAATCCCGGCGTCGTATGCGCGCTTTCCCAAAATTTGATTTGCAACAATCTCCAATCCGCCCATGCCGAGCCTGACATCGTAGATAACCTTATCGGGGAAGAAGTCAAATCAGGCTTCATGATCGGTCCTTTCGTTAAACCCCCCTTCGAAATCTTTCGCATCAGCCCCATTGGCGTAGCGACAAGGAAATTTTCGGGTAAAAAACGATTAATCATCGACCTGTCATCTCCCCATAATTCCTCCATTCCAAGCATTAATAGCCTGATTCCCCTCGAAGAATTTTCGCTCAGGTACCATGACATAGACCAGGCAGTCGAATTGATTAAAATCGCTGGCCGAGGAGCCTGGCTCGCCAAATTAGACATCACTTCTGCATTCAAAGTGATGCCTATCCATCCGGATTCTTGGCATTTATTTGGGATACGATGGTCGGAAAAATTCTATTTCGCCGTCCGCCTGACTTTCGGTTgcaaaagtagcccaaaaatcTTCAACATGCTTTCAGAAGCCGTCTGCTGGATCCTGTCAAACAATTACGCCATTCCCCATCTCATCCATCTCCTAGAcgattttttaatcatttcgCCTCCAGACGCTATCCCAGCCGCCCACATCCTCACAGCCCAAAAGGTTTTTTCTGAGCTTGGGATTCCCATCGCCCAGGAAAAAACCTTGGGTCCAGCTACATCCATCGAATTTCTCGGCATTAACCTGGACTCAGTTAAATTCCAGGACTCTCTGCCCAAGGAGAAAATCGACAGGATAATCCTCGTCTCCTCTACCCTCATCGACAGCTCTCGCTGTTCTAAACGCGAACTCCTGTCACTGCTCGGGCATTTAAATTTCGCCATGCGCATCATTCCCCAAGGCCGTCCCTTCATCTCACATCTCCTCTTACTCGCTTCTTCAGTCCATGCGCTCGAGGACCTCATTTCCTTATCCCAAGAATGCCGCGACGAACTTAGGTTATGCATAATGTTCCTCAAACAATGGAACGGCCTTTCCCTCTTCTATAACAACCTTGTTTCGTCTCCCTTCGACATTAAACTTTTTACAGATGCGGCTCCCTCAATCGGTTTCGGAGGATTTTACCAAGGTCGCTGGTTCGCGTCTCCATGGCCTTCCCAGCTGCAAAGTTCGCTACCGTCCTCAGCTCTTTTCGAGCTTTACCCCCTCGTGATAGCAGCTTTCTTATGGGGAAACGAATGGGCCTCAAAATGCATCTTGGTGCACTGTGACAACGAAGCAGTTGTTCAGTGCATCAATAAAGGCCGTTCCAATTCTCCCGCCCTCACGCCTTTCCTAAGACGATTAATATGGATCTCGGCATGCGACCAGTTTATAATAATCGCCAAACATGTCGCAGgttcagaaaataaaattgctgactctctctctcgctttctGTTTCAGAAATTCAGGATGCTGGCTCCAGAGGCGGACCAATTCCCAACCCCAGTACCTCCATATTCAGAATTGATATTCCCGTAA